In Mycolicibacterium nivoides, the DNA window AAGCCGCGCTTCGCCTCCCTGGTCGGGCTCTCGGAGGTACTGTTCGCCGTCCTCATCGCCTGGATCATGCTCGGTGAGGCCATGTCGGTGAGCCAGGCGATCGGCGGCGCAGTGGTCCTGGTGGGTCTGGCCGTGGCCCGCCAGGGTGACCGCAGCGAGCAGGCGAACCCTGAGACAGCCACTCAGATCGAGCTTGCGACCTGGCCCGATATGGCGCTGCAGGAGACGTCCGAACGCACAATCGATTAGCCGCGGCTAAGCATTTTGTGTGACTATGTCCCCCGTGAGTCTCCTCCGGAAGTCGGCCCGGGCGGCCGCGATCGTCTCAACCCTGGTCAGCGCAGCTTTCCCGCTGGCGCTCGCCGCACCCGCCGCGGCGGCGCCGTGCTCCGACATCGAGGTCATCTTCGCCCGCGGCACCAACGATCTCCCAGATCTGGGACGTCCCGGGCAGGCCTTCGCCGACGCGCTGCGTTCCCAGGTCGGCGGCCGCACAGTGTCCACGTACGGGGTGAACTATCCCGCCAGCTATGACTTCCTGGCCGCAGCCGACGGCGCCAACGACGCCGCCAACCGCATCGCCACGCTGGCGTCCTCCTGCCCGTCCACGCGGGTCGTGCTCGGTGGCTACTCACAGGGCGCCGCGGTCGTGGACATGCTGGCCGGCATCCCCCCGCTCGGCAACAAGGTCGGAGAAGTCGGATCGGCACCGCCCCTGGCCGGCGAGCTGGTCCCCCAGGTCGCCGCTGCGGTCGTCTTCGGAAACCCCTCGGCCAAATTCGGGATCCCACTCACCTCGTCGATCTTCGGCGGCAAAGCGATCGACCTCTGCAAGGACGGGGACCCGATCTGCTCGCGTGGCCGGAACCCGTTCGCGCACAGCGATTATGTGACGTCAGGCATGGCAGATCAGGCCGCCAACTTCGTCGCGGGAATCGTCTAGTCAACAACTGACGTTAGGATTTGGTGTGGCTATTGATCTTGTTCGTCGCTGCACCGTGTTCCTCGCGGCAGCGCTCACCGCTGCTGCCGCCGTCGTCGCACCGGTTGTGGTGCCCACCTCCACCGCGGGGCTCGGAGCGGCACTCCCCGTGGCCGAGGCCGCGGACTGCCCCGACATCGAGGTGGTCTTCGCCCGCGGCACCAACGACACCGCCGGCCTCGGCCGGATCGGCAATGCGTTCGTCAGTTCGCTGCGCAACAAGGTCGGCGGCCGTTCGGTCGGCGCCTATGCGGTGAACTACCCGGCCAGCTTCGACTTCCTGGCCGCGGCGGGCGGCGCCAACGACGCCTCCGGCCACATCCAGTGGATGGTGGACAACTGCCCCAACACCCGCCTGGTGCTGGGCGGGTACTCCCAGGGCGCCGCGGTCATCGATGTGATCGCCGCCGTCCCGTTCCCGGCCGTCGGTTTCAACGCGCCGTTGCCGCCGAACGTCCCCGAGCACGTCGCCGCGGTCGCCGTCTTCGGCAACCCGTCGGCCAAGCTCGGTTTGCCGCTCACCTCCAGCCCGGTGTACGGAGGCCGCGCGATCGACCTGTGCAACCCGGGCGATCCGATCTGCGGTGACGGCGACAGCGTGCAGGCACACCGGGCGTACGAAGGCCCGGCCAACGACGCCGCGAACTTCGTCGCCGGACTCCTGTAGTCGATGTCCGCTACGATCGCTGAGGTGGTCGAACTTCCTAGCGAAAGTCACGTAGCCCGACTGGTTCGGCGCTGTATCGGTGTGGCAGCCATCATCGCGACGGCATTTGCTGTCCTGCCGATCACCGCGGCTGTCCTGCCCGGTTCACTGGCGGTCGCCAATGCCGCCTCGTGCCCACCGGTCGAGGTCGTCTTCGCCCGCGGCCGCACCGAACCCGCAGGCGTCGGCACCCTCGGGAACGCGTTCGTGAGTTCTCTGCGCTCCAAGGCCAACAAGAACATCGGTGTATATGCCGTGAAGTACCCGGCCGACACCGAAGTCGACATCGGCGCCAACGACATGAGCGGGCACATCCAGTACATGATGGACAACTGCCCGGACACCCGGTTGGTGATCGGGGGTTACTCGCTGGGCGCGGCAGTCGCCGACGTGGTGCTGGCCGTCCCGTTCACCGGGTTCGGCTTCAAGACTCCGCTGCCCGCGGGCGCCGACAGCCACATCGCCGCAGTCGCCCTGTTCGGCAACGGCGCCGCGTGGGTCGGTCCCATCACACGCTTCAGCCCGGTCTATGCCGACCGGACCATCGAGCTGTGCCACGGTGCCGACCCGATCTGCAACCCCGCCGACCCCGACACCTGGAAGAACAACTGGCCCGATCACCTGGCCGGCGCCTACATCGACGGCGGAATGGTGAACCAGGCCACGGATTTCGTGGCGGGGCGCATCTGAGTCGGCCCCGGCCACTCGCCGAGATGAACTTCGTCGCCGGATCGTTGCCGGACCGCCACCTATTCTCGACGGCACCGTAAATACCATCTAACGCGTGATTGGCCATCGAATGTCGGCCGCACTGATCACCGCTTTGACTGCCGTTGTGGTACCAATGACGGTGGCGCCCAGCATGATTGGCGCCGCGAAGGCCGCCACCTGCCCACCGGCGGAGGTGGTGTTCGCCCGCGGCCGCATGGAGCCCCCAGGTCCCGGACAAGTCGGTGCCGCCTTCGTCAACGCACTGCGC includes these proteins:
- a CDS encoding cutinase family protein; translation: MSPVSLLRKSARAAAIVSTLVSAAFPLALAAPAAAAPCSDIEVIFARGTNDLPDLGRPGQAFADALRSQVGGRTVSTYGVNYPASYDFLAAADGANDAANRIATLASSCPSTRVVLGGYSQGAAVVDMLAGIPPLGNKVGEVGSAPPLAGELVPQVAAAVVFGNPSAKFGIPLTSSIFGGKAIDLCKDGDPICSRGRNPFAHSDYVTSGMADQAANFVAGIV
- a CDS encoding cutinase family protein; protein product: MAIDLVRRCTVFLAAALTAAAAVVAPVVVPTSTAGLGAALPVAEAADCPDIEVVFARGTNDTAGLGRIGNAFVSSLRNKVGGRSVGAYAVNYPASFDFLAAAGGANDASGHIQWMVDNCPNTRLVLGGYSQGAAVIDVIAAVPFPAVGFNAPLPPNVPEHVAAVAVFGNPSAKLGLPLTSSPVYGGRAIDLCNPGDPICGDGDSVQAHRAYEGPANDAANFVAGLL
- a CDS encoding cutinase family protein, with protein sequence MSATIAEVVELPSESHVARLVRRCIGVAAIIATAFAVLPITAAVLPGSLAVANAASCPPVEVVFARGRTEPAGVGTLGNAFVSSLRSKANKNIGVYAVKYPADTEVDIGANDMSGHIQYMMDNCPDTRLVIGGYSLGAAVADVVLAVPFTGFGFKTPLPAGADSHIAAVALFGNGAAWVGPITRFSPVYADRTIELCHGADPICNPADPDTWKNNWPDHLAGAYIDGGMVNQATDFVAGRI